In Melospiza melodia melodia isolate bMelMel2 chromosome 17 unlocalized genomic scaffold, bMelMel2.pri SUPER_17_unloc_1, whole genome shotgun sequence, a genomic segment contains:
- the LOC134433030 gene encoding hepatic lectin-like isoform X2: protein MDEEELQDDLRLFPGGRALPARLCSFQAVYLSLALSSLLLLGLSALALARVSSISSKLHQEKQEWNFSSWDSFLFPCGADSREWEYFSGNCYYFSLARMSWERARERCRERRADLAVVGSFAEQFLMSRARNERFWIGLTDRNSEGNWEWVDGTDYKSSFTFWREGEPNDSGNNEDCAHLWISGKWNDVHCTFECFFVCKRPLAQKSPFSH from the exons ATGGACGAGGAGGAGCTCCAGGATGACCTGCGCCTCTTCCCAG gCGGCAGGGCGCTCCCAGCGCGGCTCTGCTCCTTCCAGGCCGTGTACCTGAGCCTGGCGCTCTCCTcgctgctcctgctgggcctCAGCGCCCTGGCGCTGGCCAGAG tttcctCCATTTCCTCCAAACTCCACCAGGAGAAACAGGAGTGGAATTTTTCCAGTTGGGATTCCTTCC TGTTCCCGTGCGGGGCGGATTCCCGAgaatgggaatatttctctggGAATTGTTATTATTTCTCGCTGGCACGGATGAGCTGGGAGCGGGCGCGGGAGCGGTGCCGGGAGCGCCGCGCCGACCTGGCCGTGGTGGGCAGCTTCGCTGAGCAG TTCCTGATGTCCCGCGCGCGGAACGAGCGCTTCTGGATCGGCCTCACCGACCGGAATTCCgagggaaactgggaatgggtcGATGGCACTGACTACAAATCCTCCTTCAC GTTTTGGCGGGAGGGGGAGCCCAACGACAGCGGGAACAACGAGGATTGCGCTCACCTCTGGATCTCCGGGAAGTGGAACGACGTCCACTGCACCTTCGAGTGCTTCTTCGTCTGCAAGCGCCCCCTTGCCCAAAAATCCCCCTTTTCCCACTAA
- the LOC134433030 gene encoding hepatic lectin-like isoform X1 translates to MDEEELQDDLRLFPGGRALPARLCSFQAVYLSLALSSLLLLGLSALALARVSSISSKLHQEKQEWNFSSWDSFLFPCGADSREWEYFSGNCYYFSLARMSWERARERCRERRADLAVVGSFAEQQFLMSRARNERFWIGLTDRNSEGNWEWVDGTDYKSSFTFWREGEPNDSGNNEDCAHLWISGKWNDVHCTFECFFVCKRPLAQKSPFSH, encoded by the exons ATGGACGAGGAGGAGCTCCAGGATGACCTGCGCCTCTTCCCAG gCGGCAGGGCGCTCCCAGCGCGGCTCTGCTCCTTCCAGGCCGTGTACCTGAGCCTGGCGCTCTCCTcgctgctcctgctgggcctCAGCGCCCTGGCGCTGGCCAGAG tttcctCCATTTCCTCCAAACTCCACCAGGAGAAACAGGAGTGGAATTTTTCCAGTTGGGATTCCTTCC TGTTCCCGTGCGGGGCGGATTCCCGAgaatgggaatatttctctggGAATTGTTATTATTTCTCGCTGGCACGGATGAGCTGGGAGCGGGCGCGGGAGCGGTGCCGGGAGCGCCGCGCCGACCTGGCCGTGGTGGGCAGCTTCGCTGAGCAG CAGTTCCTGATGTCCCGCGCGCGGAACGAGCGCTTCTGGATCGGCCTCACCGACCGGAATTCCgagggaaactgggaatgggtcGATGGCACTGACTACAAATCCTCCTTCAC GTTTTGGCGGGAGGGGGAGCCCAACGACAGCGGGAACAACGAGGATTGCGCTCACCTCTGGATCTCCGGGAAGTGGAACGACGTCCACTGCACCTTCGAGTGCTTCTTCGTCTGCAAGCGCCCCCTTGCCCAAAAATCCCCCTTTTCCCACTAA
- the LOC134433030 gene encoding hepatic lectin-like isoform X3, producing MDEEELQDDLRLFPVSSISSKLHQEKQEWNFSSWDSFLFPCGADSREWEYFSGNCYYFSLARMSWERARERCRERRADLAVVGSFAEQQFLMSRARNERFWIGLTDRNSEGNWEWVDGTDYKSSFTFWREGEPNDSGNNEDCAHLWISGKWNDVHCTFECFFVCKRPLAQKSPFSH from the exons ATGGACGAGGAGGAGCTCCAGGATGACCTGCGCCTCTTCCCAG tttcctCCATTTCCTCCAAACTCCACCAGGAGAAACAGGAGTGGAATTTTTCCAGTTGGGATTCCTTCC TGTTCCCGTGCGGGGCGGATTCCCGAgaatgggaatatttctctggGAATTGTTATTATTTCTCGCTGGCACGGATGAGCTGGGAGCGGGCGCGGGAGCGGTGCCGGGAGCGCCGCGCCGACCTGGCCGTGGTGGGCAGCTTCGCTGAGCAG CAGTTCCTGATGTCCCGCGCGCGGAACGAGCGCTTCTGGATCGGCCTCACCGACCGGAATTCCgagggaaactgggaatgggtcGATGGCACTGACTACAAATCCTCCTTCAC GTTTTGGCGGGAGGGGGAGCCCAACGACAGCGGGAACAACGAGGATTGCGCTCACCTCTGGATCTCCGGGAAGTGGAACGACGTCCACTGCACCTTCGAGTGCTTCTTCGTCTGCAAGCGCCCCCTTGCCCAAAAATCCCCCTTTTCCCACTAA